CTGGCCGGGAACCATCGTCACGTGGCCGTCCTTCGCCTGCCGACTGTCACCGACCGGACGCCCCAGTCCGGCCGACGTGTAAGCATGTCATGGACCCTCAGTGAGGTGAACTCCTCCGGACGGCCGATCAGTCCCGGCGCCGGGACGCGGGCCCGGCGACCAGGTTGTCGAAGTCCCCGTCCCGGGCGCCGAGCACGAAGGCCGCGATCTCGTCCACGGTGTAGATCAGCGCCGGGCCCTCCGGGTGCCGGGAGTTGCGCATGGCGATGCCGGCGCCGTCCGGAAGTGCGGCCAGCTCGACGCAGTTTCCGCTGGGGTTGCTGCGGCGGCTCTTCTGCCACCGCAGCGGCGGCAGCTGACTGGTGGGTACGCCGTTCTGGGGTTGCTGCATGGGGGCGTCTTTCTGTGCAAGAGCCAGCCGATGCCGCGGGAGGAGCGGTGGTGGCGACGGGGCAGGATGTCCACAGAGGACCGTGATGCACGTGCATCTGCTATTGCATCTGCATTGGACAGCGAGCATGATAACGCACGTGCGGTGTACCCGAGCGTTCACTTTGGGTTACCACGCTCCCCGTCGGGACCAGCGGAAACACGGGTCCGGGACGGGCGGTCGAGGCACCGCCACGGGGAGACCGACGGCTGTGGCGAGGGAGGGTTCGTGCCG
The window above is part of the Micromonospora inositola genome. Proteins encoded here:
- a CDS encoding DUF397 domain-containing protein — its product is MQQPQNGVPTSQLPPLRWQKSRRSNPSGNCVELAALPDGAGIAMRNSRHPEGPALIYTVDEIAAFVLGARDGDFDNLVAGPASRRRD